One Dictyoglomus thermophilum H-6-12 DNA window includes the following coding sequences:
- the purE gene encoding 5-(carboxyamino)imidazole ribonucleotide mutase — MLVVILMGSKGDLEHAKKIAQTLEKFEVPYVMRIASAHKVPLKVLEIIKEYENKDVVFITIAGRSNALSGFTDANTTKPVIACPPYSDKFAGADIFSTLRMPSGVAPLTILEPEEAALAAVKMLAIKYENLIDKIKKYQEEKRREIEKADEEVKNNG, encoded by the coding sequence ATGTTAGTTGTCATCCTTATGGGATCAAAGGGAGATCTGGAACATGCAAAAAAAATAGCCCAAACCTTAGAAAAATTTGAGGTCCCATATGTAATGAGGATTGCCTCTGCCCATAAAGTCCCATTGAAAGTATTAGAGATAATAAAAGAGTACGAAAATAAAGATGTGGTCTTCATAACCATAGCAGGAAGAAGTAATGCCCTTTCAGGTTTTACCGATGCCAATACCACAAAACCAGTTATTGCATGTCCTCCCTATAGTGATAAATTTGCAGGAGCAGACATATTTTCCACATTAAGAATGCCTTCTGGTGTAGCTCCCTTAACCATTTTGGAGCCTGAAGAAGCAGCCCTTGCTGCTGTAAAAATGTTAGCTATAAAATATGAAAACTTAATAGATAAGATCAAAAAATATCAGGAAGAAAAGAGACGAGAAATAGAAAAAGCTGATGAAGAGGTGAAAAACAATGGGTAG